The genomic segment AAAAACTCAATAAACACCACCAGCCGCTCAATAACCTCCGAGCCGAGCGTATGTTCCGCCCGGCAGGCCGCCTCCTGCGAAAGCCCCTCCTCCAGCCCGAGCACTTCCGTAAAAAACGAATGCAGAACCTGATGCCGACGAACCACACGCCGAGCCAGCCGCCCCCCCTCCTCCGTCAGACGAACCACCCCATACGGCTCATAATCAATCAGCCCCTTCTGCGCCAGTGCACGAAGAGCCCCGGTCACAGAGGCCCTCGTAACCCCCAGATGTTCGGCAATATCCTTGCTGCGGGCCGCCGACTTGGCCGACAAAAGATTAAAAATCGCCTCCAGATAATCCTCCAGCGAAGCACTCAGTTGTTCGTGTTCCGTTGTTTCCATCGGCTTTTCCTTAAAAATTAGGATTACTTAACATAGTTAGTCTTTCCTAACTTGTCAAGCGTATTTTTAACTT from the Anaerohalosphaeraceae bacterium genome contains:
- a CDS encoding metal-dependent transcriptional regulator; the encoded protein is METTEHEQLSASLEDYLEAIFNLLSAKSAARSKDIAEHLGVTRASVTGALRALAQKGLIDYEPYGVVRLTEEGGRLARRVVRRHQVLHSFFTEVLGLEEGLSQEAACRAEHTLGSEVIERLVVFIEFLNRCSFEGKDWTAEFRKFRLQEQKQKTQKAEEQ